The Arachis duranensis cultivar V14167 chromosome 9, aradu.V14167.gnm2.J7QH, whole genome shotgun sequence genomic sequence tttattaatcttagttaggatgtcAATAGGATTAattggattaaaagtgaaattactgaaattgataaaagagggaacaatgttactttgatttNNNNNNNNNNNNNNNNNNNNNNNNNNNNNNNNNNNNNNNNNNNNNNNNNNNNNNNNNNNNNNNNNNNNNNNNNNNNNNNNNNNNNNNNNNNNNNNNNNNNNNNNNNNNNNNNNNNNNNNNNNNNNNNNNNNNNNNNNNNNNNNNNNNNNNNNNNNNNNNNNNNNNNNNNNNNNNNNNNNNNNNNNNNNNNNNNNNNNNNNNNNNNNNNNNNNNNNNNNNNNNNNNNNNNNNNNNNNNNNNNNNNNNNNNNNNNNNNNNNNNNNNNNNNNNNNNNNNNNNNNNNNNNNNNNNNNNNNNNNNNNNNNNNNNNNaacatcttagataagaacaagcgtgtttgaatggaaaacaaaggaattgtattaaatcatcgagacgctgcagagctcctcacccccaacaatggagtttagagactcatgccgtcacaaagtatgtaattcagatctgagaATGTCATCCGGTACAAGAAATGtctgtaaaagttgtttaaatagtaaactagtaacctaggtttacagaatatgagtaaactaagataattggtgcagagatccacttctggggcccacttggtgtgtgctgtggctgagactaaagctttccaCGTGTGGAGtcctttcttggcgtcaaactccaggttatgtcgtgttttgggcgttcaactccggatactgacgtttttctggcgtttaaactccagacagcagcatgaacttggcgtttaacgccacgttacgtcgtctatccttgcgcaaagtatggactattatatattgctggaaagccctggatgtctactttccaacgccattgagagcgcgccatttggactcctgtagctccagaaaatccatttcgagtgcagggaggtcaggatccaacagcatcagcagtcctttttcagcctaagtcagatttttgctcagctccctcaatttcagccagaaaatacctgaaatcacagaaaaacacacaaactcatagtaaagtccagaaatatgatttttgcctaaaaactaatattattttactaaaaactaactaaaacatgctaaaatctacatgaaattacccccaaaaagcgtataaaatatccgctcatcatcagGCTATTAGGTGAgacttttgcccacgttagtgtccacgttaatgtaactaacgtggccattaacgtgggtcttcctttGCTTCACTAGCGTTAGTGGcgttcaccttttccactaagtttggcatctccctttccttccatgttagttcccacgttaatgtaactaacgtggaagctaacgtgggtcttcttgcTTCacaaacgttagtggcattcacttttttcactaacgttggcatttcCCTTTCCTTCTACgttagttcccacgttaatgtaactaacgtggaagctaacgtgggtTTTCTTGTCCCTCGCTAACGTTAGTGGTGcttacttttaccactaacgttccatgctctccttcttcaaagttaatgccattaactttctcactaacgttaaggcttttgttttcttccatgttaatggccacgttagtggcactaatgtagacactaacgtggctcttctctgcttcttgttacgtgaaatcaatcaaacaaagtgcatcaaagtcttgctcttaatcatgggatcatgcatcatccaatttatcattcaattcatgcataattctcatgaaatcattcaaaattcacaatgtttgcttgaatcatggtatgatttCATTTTCAActaaatacttgcttatttcctaagaaaatgcatgaaaccaacctaaagcatacaaaaaatggctagtaaaactagccaagatgccctggcatcacaacaccaaactaatcttgcttgtccccaagcaagaaaaaaaCTATGCACAAAGACTTCTCTAATTTGTATGCTTATGCAAGGATTCCAGTGCTCATTAGTCCTCACATTTTGGAAGTCTTAGATCTTAGGACTTtcattcaaataatattatggaagtctctttatagattgtcaccttgaagcagcacttattttctagcatttttctttcttttgggaTTTGGCCTCGACTCTAAGGTGTCATGTAACAAAGCGGctttttaagataagctttcaatcaatactcccaaaccagttggtctaaggtattaggtgttgaagcaccccttaggatttacttgctcaagcctctttcTTTGATACAAAtctaccacaagcatttaactaggacaataactctttgagttcttgtttctttctttttcttcctagtaattgatgctcagagccttgggcttgttctttgtttttctttttcttttgttttcttttgttactgcttcttggattaatagatgtttgagaaattccataatacttctctaaacttcATTTACTGTCTATGAACTCCAatgcaagttttcacaaacatgcaacctcaatGCACAATCATACAATCAGTGTAACAACCCTGATTTTAGAGTATGCGAGATATTTTCTGAAGGCACGGATTTCTCCGGTagatcagtaaagggaacaccTCTTCTATATCAACAagtatctcaatcctcattgtcattatgtcctccttaagctagaaccttttccaaggcaagctcgataacgcGGACACGAAGaacatagtttttgaaccgtatcggttaggagttttgatccgGTTTTTCGTAGatagtctcagtttgacgaactggactcgattcatgagagaagagagataatagggtaatattatcattatattagtaataaaagtttcttgaatgatattataaggttacctggtcagttttggttaaaaacagaaaatcggtttaaccgggtttatggtttactggtgcagcttagcaccagcactctctgatgactttagcaatgctaaggcctcattattcatgttttattctcataataaatatgttactagtgtcatttatgctagtagctcaNNNNNNNNNNNNNNNNNNNNNNNNNNNNNNNNNNNNNNNNNNNNNNNNNNNNNNNNNNNNNNNNNNNNNNNNNNNNNNNNNNNNNNNNNNNNNNNNNNNNNNNNNNNNNNNNNNNNNNNNNNNNNNNNNNNNNNNNNNNNNNNNNNNNNNNNNNNNNNNNNNNNNNNNNNNNNNNNNNNNNNNNNNNNNNNNNNNNNNNNNNNNNNNNNNNNNNNNNNNNNNNNNNNNNNNNNNNNNNNNNNNNNNNNNNNNNNNNNNNNNNNNNNNNNNNNNNNNNNNNNNNNNNNNNNNNNNNNNNNNNNNNNNNNNNNNNNNNNNNNNNNNNNNNNNNNNNNNNNNNNNNNNNNNNNNNNNNNNNNNNNNNNNNNNNNNNNNNNNNNNNNNNNNNNNNNNNNNNNNNNNNNNNNNNNNNNNNNNNNNNNNNNNNNNNNNNNNNNNNNNNNNNNNNNNNNNNNNNNNNNNNNNNNNNNNNNNNNNNNNNNNNNNNNNNNNNNNNNNNNNNNNNNNNNNNNNNNNNNNNNNNNNNNNNNNNNNNNNNNNNNNNNNNNNNNNNNNNNNNNNNNNNNNNNNNNNNNNNNNNNNNNNNNNNNNNNNNNNNNNNNNNNNNNNNNNNNNNNNNNNNNNNNNNNNNNNNNNNNNNNNNNNNNNNNNNNNNNNNNNNNNNNNNNNNNNNNNNNNNNNNNNNNNNNNNNNNNNNNNNNNNNNNNNNNNNNNNNNNNNNNNNNNNNNNNNNNNNNNNNNNNNNNNNNNNNNNNNNNNNNNNNNNNNNNNNNNNNNNNNNNNNNNNNNNNNNNNNNNNNNNNNNNNNNNNNNNNNNNNNNNNNNNNNNNNNNNNNNNNNNNNNNNNNNNNNNNNNNNNNNNNNNNNNNNNNNNNNNNNNNNNNNNNNNNNNNNNNNNNNNNNNNNNNNNNNNNNNNNNNNNNNNNNNNNNNNNNNNNNNNNNNNNNNNNNNNNNNNNNNNNNNNNNNNNNNNNNNNNNNNNNNNNNNNNNNNNNNNNNNNNNNNNNNNNNNNNNNNNNNNNNNNNNNNNNNNNNNNNNNNNNNNNNNNNNNNNNNNNNNNNNNNNNNNNNNNNNNNNNNNNNNNNNNNNNNNNNNNNNNNNNNNNNNNNNNNNNNNNNNNNNNNNNNNNNNNNNNNNNNNNNNNNNNNNNNNNNNNNNNNNNNNNNNNNNNNNNNNNNNNNNNNNNNNNNNNNNNNNNNNNNNNNNNNNNNNNNNNNNNNNNNNNNNNNNNNNNNNNNNNNNNNNNNNNNNNNNNNNNNNNNNNNNNNNNNNNNNNNNNNNNNNNNNNNNNNNNNNNNNNNNNNNNNNNNNNNNNNNNNGGGATCCCCCCGGGGGTTGCACCGCCGACCGACCCTGATCTTCTGTGAAGGGTTCGAGTGAGAGCATGCCTGTCGGGACCCGAAAGATGGTGAACTATGCCTGAGCGGGGTGAAGCCAGAGGAAACTCTGGTGGAGGCCCGCAGCGATACTGACGTGTAAATCGTTCGTCTGACTTGGGTATAGGGGCGAAAGACTAATTGAACCGTCTAGTAGCTGGTTCCCTCCGAAGTTTCCCTCAGGATAGCTGGAGCCCGCGGGCGGGTTCTATCGGGTAAAGCCAATGATTAGAGGCATCGGGGGCGCAACGCCCTCGACCTATTCTCAAACTTTAAATAGGTAGGACGGCGCGGCTGCTCTGTTGAGCCGTGCCACGGAATCGGGAGCTCCAAGTGGGCCATTTTTGGTAAGCAGAACTGGCGATGCAGGATGAATCTGAAGTCGGGTTATGGTGCCCAACTACGTGCTAACCTAGACCCCACAAAGGGTGTTGGTCGATTAAGACAGCAGGACGGTGGTCATGGAAGTCGAAATCCGCTAAGGAGTGTGTAACAACTCACCTGCCGAATCAACTAGCCCCGAAAATGGATGGCGCTGAAGCGCGTGACCTATACCCGGCCGTCGGGGCAAGGGCTATGCCGCGATGAGTAGGAGGGCGCGGCGGTCGATGCAAAACCTGGGGCGCGAGCCCTGGCGGAGCGGCTGTCGGTGCAGATCTTGGTGGTAGTAGCAAATATTCAAATGAGAACTTTGAAGGCCGAAGAGGGGAAAGGTTCCATGTGAACGGCACTTGCACATGGGTTAGTCGATCCTAAGGGATGGGGGAAGCCCGTCTGATAGCGCCGCTGGCGCGTACTCCGAAAGGGAATCGGGTTAAAATTCCTGAACCGGGACGTGGCGGCTGACGGCAACGTTAGGGAGCCCGGAGACGTCGGCGGGGGCCTCGGGAAGAGTTATCTTTTCTGTTTAACAGCCTGCCCACCCTGGAAACGGCTCAGCCGGAGGTAGGGTCCAGCGGCTGGAAGAGCACCGCACGTCGCGTGGTGTCCGGTGCGCCCCCGGCGGCCCTTGAAAATCCGGAGGACCGAGTGCCTATCACGCCCGGTCGTACTCATAACCGCATCAGGTCTCCAAGGTGAACAGCCTCTGGTCGATGGAACAATGTAGGCAAGGGAAGTCGGCAAAATGGATCCGTAACCTCGGGAAAAGGATTGGCTCTGAGGGCTGGGCACGGGGGTCCCAGCCCCGAACCCGTCGGCTGTCGGTGGACTGCTCGAGCTGCTCTCGTGGCGAGAGCGGGTCGTCGCGTGTCGGTCGGGGGACGGATTGGGAATGGGCCCCTCGGGGGCTCTTCCCCGGGCGTCGAACAGTCGACTCAGAATTGGTACGGACAAGGGGAATCCGACTGTTTAATTAGAACAAAGCATTGCGATGGTCCCTGCGGATGTTGACGCAATGTGATTTCTGCCCAGTGCTCTGAGTGTCAAAGTGAAGAAATTCAACCAAGCGCGGGTAAACGGCGGGGGTAACTATGACTCTCTTAAGGTAGCCAAATGGCTCGTCATCTAATTAGTGACGCGCATGAATGGATTAACGAGATTCCCACTGTCCCTGTCTACTATCCAGCGAAACCACAGCCAAGGGAACGGGCTTTGCGGAATCAGCGGGGAAAGAAGACCCTGTTGAGCTTGACTCTAGTCCGACTTTGTGAAATGACTTGAGAGGTGTAGGATAAGTGGGAGCCGGAAACGGCGAAAGTGAAATACCACTACTTTTAACGTTATTTTACTTATTCCGTTAATCGGAGGCGGGGCATTGCCCCTCTTTTTGGACCCAAGGCTGGCTTCGGCCGGTCGATCCGGGCGGAAGACATTGTCAGGTGGGGAGTTTGGCTGGGGCGGCACATCTGTTAAAAGATAACGCAGGTGTCCTAAGATGAGCTCAACGAGAACAGAAATCTCGTGTGGAACAGAAGGGTAAAAGCTCGTTTGATTCTGATTTCCAGTACGAATACGAACCGTGAAAGCGTGGCCTAACGATCCTTTAGACCTTCGGAATTTGAAGCTAGAGGTGTCAGAAAAGTTACCACAGGGATAACTGGCTTGTGGCAGCCAAGCGTTCATAGCGACGTTGCTTTTTGATCCTTCGATGTCGGCTCTTCCTATCATTGTGAAGCAGAATTCACCAAGTGTTGGATTGTTCACCCACCAATAGGGAACGTGAGCTGGGTTTAGACCGTCGTGAGACAGGTTAGTTTTACCCTACTGATGATAGTGTCGCAATAGTAATTCAACCTAGTACGAGAGGAACCGTTGATTCGCACAATTGGTCATCGCGCTTGGTTGAAAAGCCAGTGGCGCGAAGCTACCGTGCGTTGGATTATGACTGAACGCCTCTAAGTCAGAATCCGGGCTAGAAGCGACGCGTGCGCCCGCCGCTCGTTTGCCGACCAGCAGTAGGGGGCCTGGCCCCCCAGAGGCACGTGCCGTTGGCGACGCCCCCAGGGCGGACGAGCCCTGTGGGGATGCCTTGAAGCGCTTTTCCGAACGAGCGGCGGGTAGAATCCTTTGCAGACGACTTAAATACGCGACGGGGTATTGTAAGTGGCAGAGTGGCCTTGCTGCCACGATCCACTGAGATTCAGCCCTTGTCGCTTCGATTCGTCCCTccccttgaaaaatttcacaagTTAAAAAGTTCTCGGCTCGAGGCCATAAATATTCCCCAGGAGAAGCCGGGGTTTTTCGAGGCAGGCCAAGGCCCGTGAAACGGAGACCGGGCAACGACCCCCCGGGCTAGGCATAGACCCGGCCTGCACGGGCACCTGCCCAGGTGTGGACGGCCAGCATGTAACAACCCTgattttcgagtacgcgagatcttttctgaaggCACGGATTTCTCCGGTagatcagtaaagggaacaccTCTTTTATATCAACAagtatctcaatcctcattgtcattatgtccTCCTTAAGCTAGAACCTTTTCCAAGGCAAGCTTGATAACGCGGACACGAAGaacatagtttttgaaccgtatcggttaggagttttgatccgGTTTTTTGTAGatagtctcagtttgacgaaatggactcgattcatgagagaagagagataattgggtaatattatcattatattagtaataaaagtttcttgaatgatattataaggttacctggtcagttttggttaaaaacagaaaatcggtttaaccgggttaACAGTTTACTGGtacagcttagcaccagcactctctgatgactttggcaatgctaaggcctcattatacatgttttactctcataataaatatgttactagtgtcatttatgctagtagctcagaaaataatttttagagatgttttcacaagtgttccgatacacctagttttagtagttatacaccagagatattttaatattattttaatccaccttcaagccaaccaatcacaactctcCTTACACCCCCAAGACACTCCAAGGCTGGTCATTTACTCCCTTTGGCCGAAAATgtgaagagagaaaagagagaaactttcatgaccctttaatcttcaaagcttgatttcttctgaactNNNNNNNNNNNNNNNNNNNNNNNNNNNNNNNNNNNNNNNNNNNNNNNNNNNNNNNNNNNNNNNNNNNNNNNNNNNNNNNNNNNNNNNNNNNNNNNNNNNNNNNNNNNNNNNNNNNNNNNNNNNNNNNNNNNNNNNNNNNNNNNNNNNNNNNNNNNNNNNNNNNNNNNNNNNNNNNNNNNNNNNNNNNNNNNNNNNNNNNNNNNNNNNNNNNNNNNNNNNNNNNNNNNNNNNNNNNNNNNNNNNNNNNNNNNNNNNNNNNNNNNNNNNNNNNNNNN encodes the following:
- the LOC110275566 gene encoding uncharacterized protein LOC110275566 yields the protein MIGRADIEGSKSNVAMNAWLPQASYPCGNFSDTSSFKFRRSKGSLGHAFTVRIRTGNQNQTSFYPSVPHEISVLVELILGHLRYLLTDVPPQPNSPPDNVFRPDRPAEASLGSKKRGNAPPPINGISKITLKVVVFHFRRFRLPLILHLSSHFTKSD